One stretch of Arachis hypogaea cultivar Tifrunner chromosome 20, arahy.Tifrunner.gnm2.J5K5, whole genome shotgun sequence DNA includes these proteins:
- the LOC112784028 gene encoding cyclin-D3-1-like, which translates to MRVVTPQDGLLLNLHVLIFLVFRFQWFSLSCSSKPLRSYAKKYKQGLRSVEETQVPLLLDLQVEDAKYVFESKTIQRMELLILSTLNWKMHPVTPLSAIEE; encoded by the exons ATGAGAGTCGTGACTCCACAGGATGGTTTGCTCTTAAATCTACATGTTCTTATCTTTCTTG TTTTTCGCTTCCAATGGTTTTCCTTGTCCTGCTCTTCAAAACCCCTCAGATCATATGCTAAAAAGTATAAACAAGGACTTCGATCAG TTGAAGAAACTCAAGTGCCTCTTCTCTTGGACCTTCAA GTTGAAGATGCAAAATATGTGTTTGAGTCAAAGACTATTCAGAGAATGGAGCTTCTGATTCTGTCCACCTTGAATTGGAAGATGCACCCTGTGACCCCACTCTCAGCGATTGAAGAATAG